From Perca flavescens isolate YP-PL-M2 chromosome 19, PFLA_1.0, whole genome shotgun sequence:
ctgggtcttcccgaggcctcctcccagctggacctccctccacctagtcctgggtcttcccgaggcctcctcccagctggacctccccctccacctagtcctgggtcttcccgaggcctcccccagctggacctccctccacctagtcctgggtcttcccgaggcctcctcccagctcctccctccacctagtcctgggtcttcccgaggcctcctcccagctggacctccctccacctagtcctgggtcttccccgaggcctcctcccagctggacctccctccaccaaccatccccttcttctgttactaaacccaacctgtCCGTTGTATACAGCGTCGACATACACGCAGAttgctcaaaatgcgtacagataacacgccacttggctttagaaagtgccgtgtatgtttacgcgaagtcatgatgtcatgttggcaGCTACACAGTTTATTTTTGTCTCCTTCTGACAACATTTCAGTGTTTAATCAGAGACGGACTATCGGGCACCCAGGTACAAAATCACACATAAtgtaaaaagtgacataaattaaaacatttgcacGTGTGGATGGACTCGTGTTCTAAACAGGAAGATACAGCTGGTACAAAATCATCCCTCTGTTCACTTCCTCTCGACTAAACCTCCACCATCTAAGGGAACATACAGGgggtttattttgaaaatcatcaaGTAATTTTCTAATGAGTCTCTAAAGGATTCAAATAAACATTGTGAATCTTTGTGAAAAGATATCTTTCACCTCAGGCATTAAAACAATGTTTGCATCAAATTTTGAcacgaggacaacatgaggatTAACTAAAAAATTTGgtataatgtaatttaaaataggtttattgaccatgaaataaagaaaataaaaaaaatgttgaaaaaagtgacaacacgtttttttttttttttttttttaaaagagtcaaaagcaaaaagaaaaaacgtaGCGTGAATGTATGTGCTTCATGGTACTAGAGATAGTGTGTGAAGAGCAAACCACAACACTGAGACACAGTcacagaggaaggaggagggttTATGTGATGCTATGACTATGAAGTGAACAAAGTGAAGACATCATTTCACCAGCTGTTAAGATGGAGGACACATCTCTACTGTGGCTACTCTGTAAGTAAACTCTTTGTGTGTTTCTAAAAACATCAGctgaaagaaatacaaaatgaaatgttgttgtttggctAAAAATGCTTCTGAATGTAAATATAAGTTTATGAGAAGAAATGATGCGagtcattttcaaatgttgtgtACATGATTTTACAGACAGTTTTTATTTCCATTCATTATTTAaccttaaaatgtcttgttgtatCACAAACTCAAACTAACCTGAGGTCCATTTCTCTTCAGTTCTGACCTCACTGCTGAGCAGCACAACAAACCAAGGTCAGTATAAACTCTGAGAACACTTTATATTAAAGTACACAGGGTTACACATATTCAAACAGGGACGGGGTGATTTTGTCTGACTTCATtagctcaataaaatgttttcaaatgagcATTTTGTTCATTTCCTGAAAAACGAGTTTGAACATACAAGGTTAACGCCCGGCAGAGATGATATGTTCCTCTTTCTATAGTTAGATTCTCAGAACTAATCTACTTGAAGTTTGGAGCGTATTAAACCACACAGCTTCTCTTTTCTAAAGTTCCTTCTTCACACGtaaaccctcgtgttgtcttcccgtcgaccatgcaacttgttCTCCTCTCCGGTAAAAGTAGAAAATGAACCCTATTTAAGATAGAGATAAGAGCCTGGAAGTCCAGACCAAAATCTGAAaggattaagggtctggcatcgAGTAATGAAAGTCGCCCATCAACAAGCgtacatttgaaaatctcactgcacgcaattagttaacactacgaccaatcagaacaatacacagggtgacgtatccagagccccatacgcttagcaaccagaggagctaactggtagattaaactcttagctaccagaggagctaactggtagattaatctcttagctaccagaggagctaactggtagattaaactcttagctaccagaggagctaactggtagattaaactcttagctaccagaggagctaactggtagattaaactcttagctaccagaggagctaactggtagattaatctcttagctaccagaggagctaactggtagattaaacttttagctacaagaggagctaactggtagattaaacttttagctaccagtggagctaactggtagattaaactctaagctaccagaggagctaactggtagattaaactcttagctaccagaggagctaactggtagattaaacttttagctacaagaggagctaactggtagattaaactcttagctaccagagaagctaactggtagattagactcttagctaccagaggagctaactggtagattaatctcttagctaccagaggagctaactggtagattaaactcttagctaccagaggagctaactggtagattaaactcttagctaccagaggagctaactggtagattaaactcttagctaccagaggagctaactggtagattaaactcttagctaccagaggagctaactggtagattaaactcttagctaccagaggagctaactggtagattaaactcttagctaccagagaagctaactggtagattaaactcttagctaccagaggagctaactggtagattaatctcttagctaccagaggagctaactggtagattaaacttttagctacaagaggagctaactggtagattaaacttttagctaccagtggagctaactggtagattaaactcttagctaccagaggagctaactggtagattaaacttttagctaccagtggagctaactggtagattaaactcttagctaccagaggagctaactggtaaattaaacttttagctaccagaggagctaactggtaaattaaactcttagttaccagaggagctaactggtaaattaaacttttagctaccagaggagctaactggtaaattaaactcttagttaccagaggagctaactggtaaattaaactcttagttaccagaggagctaactggtaaattaaacttttagctaccagaggagctaactggtagattaaactcttagctaccagaggagctaactggtagattatgtagatatgtgtgtgtctgtctctgtgtgtaatacatgtgtgttcactgtgtgtttgtgttcagtgtgtttctatgtgtatgtgaaatgtgtgtgtgtttctgtgtgtgtgtgtgtttgtgtgtgtctctgtgtgttcaatctgtgtgtgtgttcggtatttgtgtgtgtgtctgtgtgtgtgtgtgtgtgtgtgtgtgtgtgtgtgttttgtgtgtgtgtttgtgtgcttgcatgtgtgtgtgtgtgtgtgtgtgtgtgtctctgtgtaatacagtacgtgtgtgtgtgttcagtgtgtgtgtgcatgcgtgcatgtctgggtgcatgcgtgtgtgcgtgcgtgtctgtgtgtgtgtctgtatgtgtgtgtgtatgtgtgtgtgtgtctctgtgtgtaatacagtacgtgtgtgtgtgttcagtgtgtgtgtgcatgcgtgcatgtctgcatgcatgtgtgtgcgtgcgtgtctgtgtgtgtgtctgtatatgtgtgtatgtgtgtctttttgtgtgtgtgtgtttgtgtgtctttgtgtgtgtgtgtgtatgtgtgtgtctctttgttcaatctgtgtgtgtgttcagtatgtgtgtgtgtatgtgtgtgtgtgtgtgtgtgtgtttttttgtgtgtgtgtgtgtgtgtgtgtgtgcatgtttgtgtgtgtgtgtgtgtgtgtgcgtgcatgtgtgtttgtgtttgtaatacagtacgtgtgtgtgtgttcagtgtgtctgtgtgcgtgcgtgtctgtgtgtgtctttgtgtgtgtgtgtgtgtgtgtgtttgtgtgtgtctttgtgtttaatatgtgtgtgtgtgtgtgtgtgtgtgcatgcgtgtgtgtgtgtgtgtgtgtgtgtgtgtgtgtgttgtgtctgtgtgtaatatgtgtgtgtgtgttttcagtgtgcgttcagtgtgtgtgtgtgtgtccatgtgtgttcagtttgtgtgtgtgcgtgcatgtgtgtgtgtgtgtttgtgtgttgaggtgtgtgtgtgtgtgtgtgtgtgtgtgtgtgtgtgtgcgtgcgtacgtgtctgtatgtgtgtgtgttcagtgtgtgtatgtgtgtatgtgtgtgtgtgtctgtgtgtgtgtgtgtgtgtgtgtgtgtgtgtgtgtgtgtgtgtctgtgtataatacagtacgtgtgtgtgtgttcagtgtgtgtgttacgtgtgtgtgtgtgtgtgtgtgtgtgtgtgtgtgtgtgtgtgtgtgtgtgtgtgtgtgtgtgcgtgcgttccTGGGTGcatgtctgtatatatatatatgtgtgtgtgtgtgtgtgtgtgtgtgtgttttttgtgtgtgtgtgtgtgtgtgtgtgtgtgtgtgtttgtgtctctgtgtgtaatatgtgtgtgtgtgtgtgtgtgtgtgtgtgtttgtgtgtgtgtgtgtgtgttcagtgtgtgtttgtgtctgtctgtgtgtatgtgtgtgtgtgtgtgtgtgtgtgtgacacgtgtgtgtgtctttgtgtatgtgtgtgtgttcagtgtgtgtgttttcagtgtgtgttattcgtgtgtgtgtgcgtgtgtgtgctatTAGGTTTGTGTGATAAGTTGACAAACTtcttttttcaataataataTTAGTTAAATTTAATTAGTATGTAGTatattagtatgtgtgtgtgtgtttgatacgtgtgtgtgtgtgtgtgtgtgtgtgtgtgtttgtgtgtgtgtgtgtgtgtgtgtgtgtgtgcatgtgcgtgtgtgtgtgtgtgtgtgtgtgtgtgttatacctatgtgtgtgtgtgtgagtgtggtacgtgtgtgtgtgttatacgtatgtgtgtgtgtgttagtgtggtacgtgtgtgtgtgtgacacgtgtgtgtgtctttgtgtatgtgtgtgttttcagtgtgtgtgttatacgtatataaatgtaatgttgaAACTTTCTAAGtttttgtcgtcttttttttgttgttcatcatcatcacataatTTAGGACTCAAATATTAGGAAACAAGTTTTAGGTTTCAGACTTTCTTCTCGGGGTCATTCAGTGTTTTCTAAACCCTCCTCCCTCCAGCCTCTCTGACTGTGAGTCCCAGCAGATCTCAGATGTTTAAAGATGaatctgtctctctgagctgtgaggaggacgacagctctgctggatggactctgaggaggaacacGACCAGAAAAACCAGGACTCAGTGTGGAGATGGCTGGGGAAGACCTGCTGGTTCTTCCTGTAACATCAGCTACATGGACCCAGGGGACAGTGGAGTTTACTGGTGTGAGTCCAGAGAGGGAGCAACCAGTAACAGCATCACCATCACTGTCCCTggtaagatcagactgtggagtcagtattgatgaagctgtgtgtgaatggatgacatgctgtagtttgtctctgtgttgaggtggaccagtgatcctgcagagtcctgtcctccctgtgatggagggagaagacctcACTCTGACCTGTAGAACAAAGAACTCCTCCAACCTCCCAGCtggtttctataaagatggctccttcatcaggactgagcctgcaggtcacatgaccatccaccatgtttccaggtctgatgaaggcctctacaagtgtctcatcagcagtgttggagagtctccacccagctgggtctctgtcacAGGTGAGGAGGTTACCTTTGATTTCAGGAGTTCATTCATCCAGATATTCACCTGACAGCTCATTCTCTCTACAGAGAAACCTACGACTACAAGCCCTCCTTTGAGCTCCACAACCTCTGCATCCACACCCCCTGATACAACCTCAGCTCCGCCCCCGACCTCAGTGGTCAGACTGGTCTGCCACCTGGTGGTGTTCTGTCCGTACTGCATCTCCACTTTCATCATGGTGTCTCTATATCGATGCAGGGCCACAGGTAACTCTCTCAATCATTCACTGACATTACAATCAATCTCACCactctgttgttttatttttatttttatttaaccatgtAGGtcgttgagaacaggttctcatttgcaacgccAAGAATAAAGCATAAGCGTTCAGGaaaacatacagtttcacattcaatatagtacaagaaaacagaatacaataggctacatgaaGAACAGATTAAGTAGGCATTACACAGCTGGTgcaaagtgaggtgtaagtaagACGAAGGATATGTGAAagtgatatggtaataacacaatatacatgaatagacagttTATAACACTGCTGAGATGTAGTGAAGAGTCAGTGATGTTTGGTTGTCTCTAACAGAACTCTTCAGCTGATCAATTAtctacattttctttctaaCCTGCTCTGACTGTAGGAACGGCCTacctgttgccatggtgatgacCACCTCCCCACCCAGGCTGAGGAGGGATTGATGATGAATATGAGAATGACATCACCGCTGTCACCAGAGAGCATCACTTCTGAACTGATCTGAAGAGAAGCTGAAATCTCCGTAGATCAGAAACAGTTCCCCCGGCCGTCTTGATATAATTATGATTTAAACATCTTCAATATGAAATCATTGCTTTAAGTTTGAATTGCTCCTTTACTGCCAGCCACAGCTATCTCTGTAATCCTGAATATTTTATGTTATATCAATAAAGCTTTTTTTCCGTAGTTTTTCATGAAATTGATCTGCGTTACTTTCTGTCTTTTACAGGGTTTGTATTTCAGTTCTCAGGTCAGTCAGTGTCTTTAACATCAGCTCCCTATCACTGCTGAGAGTGGGAATGAGGTGAAcattgtaaaaatgtgtttggaTGAAAGCATCATATCAGAGTTCACTCTGTTGGCTTGGTGTTTAAATTATCTGTTTATCATCTTAACTTTTTAACTAATTCATCACTGAATTACAGAAACCTGAAGAGCATTTGGGTATTACGTGCAGTTTTCAGGGAACACAGGACGAAGAGGATATCTTCTACTAAGAGGATATCCTTGACAGTGTATTTGACAGTAAAGCTTTCAGGTGAGCATCCCCCTTGATGGGTGATCCGAGGGACACATCATCAGTAGTACACCTCAGGCCTCGTTGCATGTTTCGGCCATTATAACTAGACATCCTCGGCTGAGGAAGACCCTACGGGGATGATCAAGTCCCCGCAGcgtatcccccccccccaatcacCCAATCAAGCCGGAGCCCAGCAGGAGTCTGGTCTCTTTATCCAGAGACACTGGCAGCTTCTCTCACCGGCCTCTGACATTGTTGGGTAAAAATGAACAGAAAAGTACAAAACTATGTGTAGTGTGTGTTCcggtaataaaataaagatcGTTAACATGTcgacacacacatgacatctcACCACAGAGtgtccaaacacacagctgattaaTTTAAGAATCACTCTGCAGcagaaaacacaacagagaaaaaaactcagttaaactaaaatgacacacacagacacagacacacacacacatacacacacacacacacacacacacacacacagacaaacaaacgcacacaaacagacacagacacacaaacacacacacagacacagacacacaaacacacacacagacaggaatatatataataatatatgtatatgtttgtgtgtgtgtgtgtgtgtgtgtgtgtgtgtgtgtttgtgtgtgtgtatgtatttgtgtgtgtgtctgtgtgtgagtgtgtgtgtgtgtgtggctatgtgtgtgtatgtgtgtgtgcttgtgtgtctgtgtgtgtatgtgtgtgtggctgtgtgtgtgtggttgtgtgtgtgtgtgtggggggtctgtgtgtgtgtgtgtggttgtgtgtgtgtgtgtttatgtgtatgtgtgtgtgtgtgtggctgtgtgtgtgtggttgtgtgtgtgtgtgtatgtggttgtgtgtgtgtgtgtttttgtgtatgtgtgtgtgtgtgtggggggggtctgtgtgtgtgtgtgtgtgtgtgttgtgtgtgtatgtgtatgtggatgtgtgtgtggggggggtctgtgtgtctgtgtgttcgttgttttgattacaatgtgctgaATTACTTTaagttgcctatttatgtctatttatttctattccTCACCGCTAATCATCAGCGtctacagcatcaacagggggcgccattgttgtttatgtgtgtgtgtgtgtgtgacgtctaAAAGTGTAACTGGGAGAacaaccatctggtaccagTTCACGGGGTTAAGTTACGGTATAAGCATAAGATGAGCTGAGTATCGAGACAGTTTACTCCTCTCACTTTAGATTCTAATCTGAAGCCTTCAAATGGTTGGCCGAAGAATGTCTTTATTACGATGGATAACAACATTACAAAGATCAaggccacatacacacacacacacagagagagagagagacacacgagagagagacacacacacacacacacagagagagagagagagagagagagacacacacacacacacacacagagaaagagagacacacacacacacacacagagagagagagagacacacacacacacacacacagagagagagagagagaaagagagagacacacacacacacacagagagagagagagagagagacacacacacacacacacacagagagagagagagagagagacacacacacacacacacacagagagagagagagacacacacacacacacacacagagagagagagagagagagagagagagagacacacacagagagagagagagagagagacacacacacacacacacagagagagagagagacacacacacacacacacagtgagagagagagacacaaa
This genomic window contains:
- the LOC114546164 gene encoding high affinity immunoglobulin gamma Fc receptor I-like, with the translated sequence MEDTSLLWLLFLTSLLSSTTNQASLTVSPSRSQMFKDESVSLSCEEDDSSAGWTLRRNTTRKTRTQCGDGWGRPAGSSCNISYMDPGDSGVYWCESREGATSNSITITVPGGPVILQSPVLPVMEGEDLTLTCRTKNSSNLPAGFYKDGSFIRTEPAGHMTIHHVSRSDEGLYKCLISSVGESPPSWVSVTEKPTTTSPPLSSTTSASTPPDTTSAPPPTSVVRLVCHLVVFCPYCISTFIMVSLYRCRATGR